A stretch of Stegostoma tigrinum isolate sSteTig4 chromosome 23, sSteTig4.hap1, whole genome shotgun sequence DNA encodes these proteins:
- the plk1 gene encoding serine/threonine-protein kinase PLK1 produces the protein MTTVAGKPSAKPGSAAPSVVAPVAKEIPDILVNPKTMKRYVRGRFLGKGGFAKCYEISDMDTNEVFAGKIVPKTLLMKPHQREKMSMEISIHKSLNHANVVGFHGFFEDDDFVYVVLELCRRRSLLELHKRRKAVTEPEARYYLKQVILGSQYLHDNNVIHRDLKLGNLFLNDDMEVKIGDFGLATTVQYEGERKKTLCGTPNYIAPEVIGKKGHSFEVDVWSLGCIMYTLLVGKPPFETSCLKETYLRIKKNEYNIPKHINPVAANLIQRMLRSDPSARPSIHELLNDEFFTSGYLPVRLPTTCLTMAPRFSLAPGGIDSSMRRPLAELNKDVPAGDRPGKSEDDGVARDVGECSDFYLSDLLQQLSSVVAARPADKAVIRQEEAEDPACIPIFWVSKWVDYSDKYGLGYQLCDNSVGVLFNDSTRLIMYNDGESLQYIERDMTETYLNFRSYPPSLSKKATLLKYFRNYMSEHLLKAGANITPREGDELARLPFLRIWFRTRSAIVLHLSNGTVQINFFQDHTKIILCPLMNAVTYIDEKREFHTFKLSMIEEHGCCKELASRLRYARTMVEKLLTTKTMGTRVKHAA, from the exons ATGACCACGGTGGCCGGTAAACCGTCCGCCAAGCCGGGGTCTGCGGCCCCGTCGGTCGTCGCTCCGGTGGCCAAGGAGATCCccgacatcctggtgaaccccAAGACCATGAAGAGGTACGTGCGGGGCCGTTTCTTGGGCAAAGGGGGGTTCGCCAAGTGTTACGAGATCTCCGACATGGACACCAACGAGGTGTTCGCCGGGAAGATCGTGCCCAAGACGCTGCTGATGAAGCCGCACCAGAGGGAGAAGATGTCCATGGAGATCTCCATACACAAGAGCCTCAATCACGCCAACGTGGTGGGCTTCCACGGCTTCTTCGAGGACGATGACTTCGTCTACGTTGTCCTGGAGCTATGCAGGCGGAGG TCTTTACTAGAATTGCACAAGAGGCGGAAGGCTGTCACTGAGCCCGAGGCCCGGTATTACCTGAAGCAAGTCATCCTGGGCAGCCAATATCTGCACGATAACAACGTTATTCATCGAGATCTCAAGCTTGGCAATCTTTTCCTCAATGATGATATGGAAGTGAAAATAG GTGACTTTGGTCTAGCCACGACCGTACAGTATGAAGGAGAACGCAAAAAGACCTTATGTGGGACCCCCAACTACATTGCCCCAGAAGTAATTGGCAAGAAAGGGCATAGTTTTGAAGTTGATGTTTGGTCTCTGGGCTGTATTAT GTACACACTACTTGTGGGGAAACCTCCATTTGAAACATCCTGTCTGAAAGAGACCTACCTGAGGATAAAGAAAAATGAATATAATATTCCCAAG CACATTAATCCCGTGGCCGCCAACCTCATACAGAGGATGCTTCGGTCAGATCCAAGTGCACGGCCCAGCATCCATGAGCTGTTGAATGATGAGTTCTTTACATCTGGCTACCTGCCTGTACGTTTGCCCACAACTTGCTTGACTATGGCTCCCCGATTTTCTCTGGCTCCTGGTGGGATTGATTCCAGTATGAGACGGCCACTCGCTGAACTCAACAAAG ATGTTCCAGCTGGTGACAGACCAGGCAAGTCAGAAGATGATGGAGTAGCAAG GGATGTTGGGGAATGCAGTGATTTCTACCTCTCTGATCTATTGCAACAGTTAAGTAGTGTAGTAGCAGCAAGGCCAGCTGACAAAGCAGTCATCAGACAAG AGGAGGCTGAAGACCCAGCCTGTATACCAATCTTCTGGGTCAGTAAATGGGTGGATTATTCAGATAAATATGGTTTAG GTTATCAGTTATGTGACAACAGTGTTGGTGTACTCTTCAATGATTCCACTCGTTTAATCATGTACAATGATGGGGAGAGTCTTCAATACATTGAGCGTGACATGACTGAGACTTACCTGAACTTTCGCTCCTACCCTCCCAGCCTAAGTAAAAAG gcaactctattgaaatacttcCGTAACTACATGAGTGAGCACTTGTTGAAGGCGGGGGCCAACATCACTCCCCGGGAAGGTGACGAATTGGCACGGCTTCCGTTCCTGCGGATCTGGTTCAGGACTCGCAGTGCAATTGTGTTGCACCTCAGCAATGGCACTGTTCAGATCAACTTCTTTCAG GACCACACCAAAATCATCCTGTGCCCACTAATGAATGCTGTGACCTATATTGATGAGAAACGAGAATTTCATACATTCAAGCTGAGTATGATTGAGGAGCATGGCTGCTGTAAGGAGCTGGCAAGTCGACTGCGTTATGCACGCACAATGGTGGAGAAGCTGCTCACCACAAAAACTATGGGAACACGGGTCAAACACGCAGCATGA